A genome region from Macaca nemestrina isolate mMacNem1 chromosome 20, mMacNem.hap1, whole genome shotgun sequence includes the following:
- the LOC105485925 gene encoding MAP kinase-interacting serine/threonine-protein kinase 2, whose product MVQKKPAELQGFHRSFKGQNPFELAFSLDQPHHGDSDFGLQCSARPDMPASQPIDIPDAKKRGKKKKRGRATDSFSGRFEDVYQLQEDVLGEGAHARVQTCINLITSQEYAVKIIEKQPGHIRSRVFREVEMLYQCQGHRNVLELIEFFEEEDRFYLVFEKMRGGSILSHIHKRRHFNELEASVVVQDVASALDFLHNKGIAHRDLKPENILCEHPNQVSPVKICDFDLGSGIKLNGDCSPISTPELLTPCGSAEYMAPEVVEAFSEEASIYDKRCDLWSLGVILYILLSGYPPFVGRCGSDCGWDRGEACPACQNMLFESIQEGKYEFPDKDWAHISCAAKDLISKLLVRDAKQRLSAAQVLQHPWVQGCAPENTLPTPMVLQRNSCAKDLTSFAAEAIAMNRQLAQHDEDLAEEEAAGQGQPVLVRATSRCLQLSPPSQSKLAQRRQRASLSSAPVVLVGDRA is encoded by the exons CCACCACGGAGACTCTGACTTTGGCCTGCAGTGCTCAGCCCGCCCTG ACATGCCCGCCAGCCAGCCCATCGACATCCCGGACGCCAAGAAGAGGGGCAAGAAGAAGAAGCGCGGCCGGGCCACCGACAGCTTCTCGGGCAGGTTTGAAG ACGTCTACCAGCTGCAGGAGGATGTGCTGGGGGAGGGCGCTCATGCCCGAGTGCAGACCTGCATCAACCTGATCACCAGCCAGGAGTACGCCGTCAAG ATCATTGAGAAACAGCCAGGCCACATTCGGAGCAGGGTTTTCCGGGAGGTGGAGATGCTGTACCAGTGCCAGGGACACAG GAACGTTCTAGAGCTGATTGAGTTCTTTGAGGAGGAGGACCGCTTCTACCTGGTGTTTGAGAAGATGCGGGGAG GCTCCATCCTGAGCCACATCCACAAGCGCCGGCACTTCAACGAGCTGGAGgccagcgtggtggtgcaggACGTGGCCAGTGCCTTGGactttctgcacaacaaag GCATCGCCCACAGGGACCTAAAGCCGGAAAACATCCTGTGTGAGCACCCCAATCAG GTCTCCCCCGTGAAGATCTGTGATTTCGACCTGGGCAGCGGCATCAAACTCAACGGGGACTGCTCCCCTATCTCCACCCCGGAGCTGCTCACCCCG TGCGGCTCGGCGGAGTACATGGCCCCGGAGGTGGTGGAGGCCTTCAGCGAGGAGGCCAGCATCTACGACAAGCGCTGCGACCTGTGGAGCCTGGGCGTCATCTTGTACATCCTGCTCAGTGGTTACCCGCCCTTCGTGGGCCGCTGTGGCAGCGACTGCGGCTGGGACCGCGGCGAGGCCTGCCCTGCCTGCCAG AACATGCTGTTTGAGAGCATCCAGGAGGGCAAGTATGAGTTCCCCGACAAGGACTGGGCCCACATCTCCTGCGCTGCCAAAGACCTCATCTCCAAGCTGCTCGTCCGTGACGCCAAGCAGAGACTGAGCGCTGCCCAAGTCCTGCAGCACCCCTGGGTTCAGGGG TGCGCCCCGGAGAACACCTTGCCCACTCCGATGGTCCTGCAGAG GAACAGCTGTGCCAAAGATCTCACATCCTTTGCGGCCGAGGCCATTGCCATGAACCGGCAGCTGGCTCAGCACGACGAGGACCTGgctgaggaggaggctgcagggcAGGGCCAGCCCGTCCTGGTCCGAGCTACCTCACGCTGCCTGCAGCTGTCTCCACCCTCCCAGTCCAAGCTGGCGCAGCGGCGGCAAAGGGCCAGCCTGTCCTCGGCCCCCGTGGTCCTGGTGGGAGACCGTGCCTGA